One window of the Terriglobales bacterium genome contains the following:
- a CDS encoding GntR family transcriptional regulator — MAKEPGLQPFRNMGTLKDRTVDVLTDAILSGKIKPGERLNESQLARDLHVSRAPVREALQQLQEQSLIINVPRRGMFVVSLDDDDIQKINSLRVVLEAEALRLARKNLTPQREKKLEQLLTTMENMEPTPTKLSMRVDFEFHRTIWSFSGNEYLEKILSSLTAPLFAHSVRTLLRSEKLRIVLDSHRPLFEFICGGQVEQTAEQVMLAHLSIRYLSPEKYASVATLIT; from the coding sequence ATGGCAAAGGAGCCTGGGCTACAGCCCTTTAGAAATATGGGGACGCTGAAGGATCGGACTGTCGACGTCCTAACCGACGCCATCCTCAGCGGAAAGATCAAACCGGGAGAGCGCCTCAACGAAAGCCAGCTTGCACGCGACCTGCACGTGAGCCGCGCTCCGGTTCGGGAGGCGCTGCAGCAACTACAGGAACAGTCCCTCATCATCAATGTTCCCCGAAGAGGAATGTTCGTGGTTAGCCTGGACGACGATGACATTCAGAAAATCAACTCCTTGCGGGTGGTCCTGGAAGCTGAGGCCCTGCGTTTGGCCCGAAAAAACCTCACCCCTCAGCGCGAAAAGAAGCTCGAGCAATTGTTGACGACCATGGAGAATATGGAACCGACCCCAACCAAGCTCTCGATGCGGGTCGATTTTGAGTTCCATCGCACGATCTGGAGCTTCAGCGGGAACGAGTACCTGGAAAAGATACTTTCCAGCCTCACCGCTCCCTTATTTGCACACTCTGTCAGGACGCTGCTCCGCAGTGAAAAGCTTCGGATTGTTCTCGACTCCCACCGCCCGCTATTTGAGTTCATTTGTGGAGGCCAAGTGGAACAGACCGCGGAACAGGTTATGCTGGCGCATTTGTCGATCCGATACCTGTCGCCAGAAAAGTACGCCAGCGTCGCTACGCTGATTACTTAG
- a CDS encoding fumarylacetoacetate hydrolase family protein, producing MSFHSEPISKGTVVRVGRYFQKGSIRPFVASASQGIFDWLIFDRSETPSKIRSAVKRSIHSGLDSDFCAAASILETFLEGSPSFLVDVQDHRLPADLLQSPLPSPVQPRTFICVGLNYSDHARESNMELPSRPLLFAKSANAVAGHNSEVSIPPSCDQPDFEAELAVVIGKRCRHVREHDAMNYVLGYTCANDISARNFQFADGQWYRGKSCDGFGPLGPWIVTKTEIPDHRNLNIRGRLNGEVMQNSSTRNLIFAVPELIEFISSSITLEPGDVIATGTPPGVGFARKPPIYLKDGDTFEVEIEGIGNLSNTIRGGNNG from the coding sequence GTGTCGTTCCACTCAGAGCCTATCTCGAAAGGAACCGTGGTGAGAGTTGGTCGGTATTTCCAAAAGGGCAGCATTCGTCCGTTTGTTGCATCGGCGTCACAAGGTATCTTCGATTGGCTGATCTTTGATCGGTCGGAAACGCCTTCAAAAATACGTTCCGCCGTTAAACGGAGCATCCATAGCGGACTCGACTCTGATTTCTGTGCCGCTGCCTCGATACTGGAAACTTTCCTGGAAGGAAGCCCCAGTTTCCTTGTCGACGTTCAAGATCACAGGCTGCCTGCTGACCTGCTCCAGTCGCCACTTCCTTCGCCGGTTCAGCCCCGTACGTTCATCTGTGTGGGGCTCAACTATTCCGACCATGCTCGGGAATCAAACATGGAATTGCCGTCCCGGCCCTTGCTGTTTGCGAAATCAGCAAATGCTGTCGCAGGACACAACTCCGAGGTTTCAATTCCTCCGTCCTGCGATCAGCCAGACTTCGAAGCCGAACTCGCCGTCGTGATCGGGAAAAGATGCAGGCACGTGCGAGAGCACGATGCAATGAATTATGTGCTCGGTTATACATGCGCGAACGATATCAGTGCACGTAACTTCCAATTCGCGGATGGGCAGTGGTACCGCGGAAAAAGCTGCGATGGCTTTGGTCCTCTTGGTCCTTGGATCGTCACCAAAACGGAAATACCTGACCATCGGAATCTCAACATTCGAGGACGTCTGAACGGAGAGGTAATGCAGAACTCCAGCACGCGAAATCTGATCTTCGCCGTGCCGGAACTGATCGAGTTTATTTCCTCTTCCATAACTCTGGAGCCGGGTGACGTAATCGCGACCGGAACTCCACCCGGCGTAGGTTTTGCCCGTAAGCCACCGATCTATCTGAAGGACGGGGATACATTCGAAGTCGAAATTGAGGGAATCGGGAATCTGTCGAACACGATACGTGGAGGAAACAATGGTTGA